TCCCACTATCTACCACAGAAGTGTTCAAATATGCACCGTTTAACTATTCAAATGAAATGCCTATTATAAACACCCATAGTGATATGAACGAATTAATTTCATTACTTAATATTTGCGATAATGAACTTGAGAAAAACGCTATACAACTTGTTCCGCAAATAAACGATATACTGAACGTTTTATCCGAACAATCCGGTTGCCTTCTTTCAAGAATGACGGGTAGCGGTTCTACATGCTTCGGGTTGTTCAAGAGTTCTTTTGAACTGCAAAACGCTTATAATACGCTAAGCGTCCGATACCCTCAGTGGTGGATAAGGTATATATAAAAAAAAGCGAGCTAAAAAGCCCGCTTTTTTCTTTAAACTTAACTATAAAGCTTATGCAGTTGCAACTCCGTTACCACGGCTTTGCTCATCATTGACTTCAATTGAAGAGAAATCGTCCGAATCATCGTTCATATCATCTTCTACCATACCTGCTGCAATTGCCTTTGCCCTGTTGGCAGATTCAATCTCAAAATCACGCTTTTTAGCTACTTTTTGTACCTTATCCATATAGAATCCGGTACCGGCAGGTATTAGGCGACCTACAATTACGTTTTCTTTTAATCCGCGTAATTTATCAATCTTACCTGCAACCGAAGCCTCTGTAAGGACTCTTGTCGTTTCTTGGAATGAAGCGGCAGAAATAAATGAATGCGTCTGTAAGCTTGCTTTAGTAATACCTTGTAGTACGGGTATTGCAGTTGCAGGTTTATAACCTTCTTTTGCAGCTTTTGCATTAATTTCTTCCAGCTCTTCACGGTCAACATTCTCACCCTCTAAGTAAGTAGTTTCACCCGAATCAACTATTTCCATTTTCTGTAACATCTGACGCACTATAACTTCAGGGTGTTTATCATCGATTTTCACACCTTGCAGACGATATACGGACTGAACTTCGTTAACCATATATTCAGCCAGAGCCTCAACTCCCATAACACGCAAGATATCGTGCGGTACAGGGTTACCGTCCATGATAAGATCACCTTTACGTACAAAGTCGCCTTCATTTACGGTTATGTGCTTACCTTTAGGTATTAGGTACTCTACAGGTTTATCATCGGCACTTTGCGGCTGGATAACTATCCTACGCTTGGACTTGTAGTCCTTACCGAATTCAATAGTTCCGTCTATATCACAAATAATAGCGTGGTCTTTCGGTTTACGAGCTTCAAAAAGCTCTGCCACACGTGGAAGACCACCCGTGATATCACGTGTCTTAGACGATTCTTTCGGAATACGTGCCAAAATATCACCCGCATGCACCTTCTGACCGTCAGAAACAGTCATGATAGCTCCTATAGGCAAGAAGTATCTGGCTTCCAGACCGTTAGCAAGAGTGATTATCTCGCCTTTATCGTCACGAAGAGTGATACGAGGACGAAGCTCGGAACCACCCGATCTTTGTTTCCAATCCGTAATTTTCTTGCTTGCTATACCGGTTGCCTCATCAACCTGCTCTTCTACCGATACACCGTCTATCATATCACGATAAACCGCTTCACCCGTACGCTCGGTAATGATAGGAATGGTATAAGGATCCCAGTCTGCAAGTGACTGACCTTTTTTCACCTTATCACCTTCATCAACGCTAAGTTTAGCACCATAAGGAATCTTATATTGAGCAACTTCGATACCCTTATCATTTTCGATAATGATTTCACAAGTACGGCTCATTACAACTTTTCTTTTCTTAGAGTCTTCTACCACGTTACGGTTTACCATACGGACAACACCGTCTTTAGTAGCCTCAACGCTTGAAACCTCTACGCCCCTTTGTGCCGCACCACCTATGTGGAACGTTCTCATTGTAAGCTGAGTTCCCGGTTCACCGATAGATTGAGCGGCAACAACACCGACCGCTTCTCCGACACTAACCAGATCACCTGTCGCAAGATCACGACCGTAGCAGTTAGCACAGATTCCGTTCTTGGTTTCACAAGTAAGCGGTGAACGAACTTTAATAAATTCAACACCCGCAGCGTCAATAGCCTCGACCATATCCTCATCAATTATCTGAGCGGCTTTAACCAGCAGCTCTCCGGATACAGGGTGGTGTACGTCAATAGCTGCCGTACGTCCTAATATCCTGTCCGCAAGAGGAACTATAACCTCACCCGCCTCAATAATAGGTTTTGAAACGATACCGTTTTGAGTTCCGCAATCATCTTCGGTCACGATACAATCCTGCGATACGTCAACCAGACGACGAGTCAGATATCCTGAGTTCGCAGTTTTAAGAGCCGTATCCGCAAGACCTTTACGCGCACCGTGCGTAGAGTTAAAGTACTCTAAAACCGTCAAACCTTCTTTAAAGTTCGATATGATAGGACGTTCGATGATATCACCGTTAGGTTTTGCCATCAATCCACGCATACCGGCTAGCTGTTTTATCTGAGCTGCCGAACCACGCGCACCTGAGTGAGCCATCATATAAATCGAGTTAACTTTTCTTGAACCGTCCGCTTCCCTTGGTGCTTCATCAGACTCACCCGATATGATTTTCATCATATCATGGGCGATTTTATCGGTACATTGCGACCAACCGTCAACCACCTTATTATATTTTTCTCCCTGAGTGATTAGACCTTCGGCATATTGTTCCTCAAAACGCTCAACTTCTTTTTTCGTGTCGTTGATATGTTTTTCTTTAGAAGAAGGGATAAGCATGTCATCTTTACCGAACGAGATACCCGACTTACAAGCATGGTTAAAGCCAAGAGCCATAATATGGTCGGCAAATATAACCGTAGCTTTTGAACCGCAGTGACGATAGACCGTGTCAATAAGGTTAGTAACCTCTTTCTTCGTCATCAGACGGTTTGTCATCTCGAAAGTCATGTTCTTATTGTTCGGCAATTGCTGGAATAATAACACACGTCCCGGAGTTGTATCGGCTATTCTGGTTATGTTTTCATCACCTTTTTTCTTATACCTGAATTTTATCTTTGATTGCAGGCTAAGCACTCCTATATTTAGTGCATGATGGATTTCAGCAACTTCAGAGAATATCATACCCTCACCCGGCTGATTCTCACCCTCTAAAGTCAGGTAATATAAACCAAGGATAATATCCTGTGAAGGAACGATTATCGGCTTACCGTTTGAAGGGCTTAAGATGTTGTTTGACGACATCATCAAAACACGGGCTTCAAGCTGTGCTTCAATTGAAAGCGGTACGTGAACAGCCATCTGGTCACCGTCAAAGTCTGCGTTAAATGCAGCACAAACAAGCGGGTGAAGCTGAACTGCCTTACCTTCGATAAGTACCGGCTCAAATGCCTGAATACCAAGTCTGTGCAATGTCGGCGCACGGTTAAGCAGAACCGGATGCTCACGGATAACTTCATCTAAGATATCCCAAACTTCGGGACGCTCGCTTTCCACCATTTTCTTAGCGGTTTTTAAGGTAGTAGATAAACCGTAAAGTTCCAATTTAGAATAAATAAACGGTTTAAATAGCTCTAATGCCATTTTTTTCGGCAATCCGCATTGATGCAGTTTCAACTCAGGTCCCACAACAATCACCGAACGACCCGAATAGTCAACGCGTTTTCCAAGTAGGTTCTGACGGAAACGTCCTGCCTTACCTTTTAGCATGTCGGATAATGATTTAAACGGACGTTTATTGGCGTTTTTAACCACACGCCCACGACGACCGTTATCGAACAACGCATCGACTGCTTCCTGTAACATACGTTTTTCGTTACGTATAATTATATCGGGAGCTTTTAGTTCAAGAAGCCTTTTCAAACGGTTGTTACGGTTTATAACACGTCTGTATAATTCGTTAAGATCGGAAGTTGCAAAACGACCGCCGTCTAACATAACAAGAGGACGGATTTCAGGTGGAATGATAGGAATCACGTCCATTATCATCCATTCGGGCTTATTGCCCGAATCAAGGAAAGCCTCAACAAGTTTAAGCCTTTTTACAATCTTCTTACGCTTAAGGTCTGATTTCACGTCAGTAAGCTCCGCACGAAGCGATGCTTTTTCTTCTGCCAGATTTATCTCGGAAAGAATTTCTTTTATAGCCTCTGCACCTATAAGTGCCTTGAAAGTATCCTCACCAAATTCATCTTGCGCCCTTAAATATTGGTCTTCGGACAAAACCTGTCCTTTTGTAAATGATGACATACCCGGATCGGTTACGACAAAAGCCTCAAAGTACAAAACTTTCTCAACATCTTTTAATGCCATATCAAGCAAGGTAGATATTCTTGAAGGAAGCGATTTTAAGAACCATATATGAGCAACAGGAGCGGCAAGGTCAATATGTCCCATTCTTTCACGGCGAACCTTAGAGGTAGTAACTTCAACACCGCATTTTTCACAGATTATACCTCTGTATTTCATACGCTTATATTTACCGCACAGACATTCGTAGTCCTTAACCGGACCGAATATCCTAGCACAGAATAAACCGTCTTTTTCAGGTTTGAATGTTCTATAATTGATAGTCTCGGGTTTTTTTACTTCCCCGTACGACCAAGAACGAATCTTTTCCGGACTTGCTATCATGATCTTTATCTGATCAAAGCTCAATGCACCACCGGTTTGCCCGAAAAAATTTACTAGTTCTTTCATTGATTAGCTCCTGTTTTGTTTGTCGGGATTAAAAGTCTAAAGGTTCATATTTTAGTAAAAAAACAGATTTTAGACCCTAACCCGACAATTTATATAATTTCTTATAAATAAAAATCACTTCAAAATAACTAGATTCTAAACTCTAGACTCTAATCACCGTTTACTTACGCTGCCTCAGCAGGTGTTTCAGGCGTAACATCATCAATTTCGTCACTTTGCTCTAACGCAACGTTCAAGCATAGTGAGCGAAGCTCTTTCACCATTACGTGGAATGACTCCGGTATGCCCGATTCAAAGTTGTTATCACCGCGAACAATAGCTTCATACATCTTGATACGTCCTGCAACGTCATCAGATTTAACAGTAAGCATTTCCTGCAATGTATAAGATGAGCCGTATGCCTGCAATGCCCAGCATTCCATTTCCCCGAAACGCTGTCCGCCGAAGTGCGACTTACCGCCCAACGGTTGCTGCGTTACAAGTGAGTAAGGACCTATCGACCTTGCGTGAATCTTATCGTCAACAAGGTGGTGTAGTTTCAACATATAGATATA
This genomic window from Pseudomonadota bacterium contains:
- the rpoC gene encoding DNA-directed RNA polymerase subunit beta'; translation: MKELVNFFGQTGGALSFDQIKIMIASPEKIRSWSYGEVKKPETINYRTFKPEKDGLFCARIFGPVKDYECLCGKYKRMKYRGIICEKCGVEVTTSKVRRERMGHIDLAAPVAHIWFLKSLPSRISTLLDMALKDVEKVLYFEAFVVTDPGMSSFTKGQVLSEDQYLRAQDEFGEDTFKALIGAEAIKEILSEINLAEEKASLRAELTDVKSDLKRKKIVKRLKLVEAFLDSGNKPEWMIMDVIPIIPPEIRPLVMLDGGRFATSDLNELYRRVINRNNRLKRLLELKAPDIIIRNEKRMLQEAVDALFDNGRRGRVVKNANKRPFKSLSDMLKGKAGRFRQNLLGKRVDYSGRSVIVVGPELKLHQCGLPKKMALELFKPFIYSKLELYGLSTTLKTAKKMVESERPEVWDILDEVIREHPVLLNRAPTLHRLGIQAFEPVLIEGKAVQLHPLVCAAFNADFDGDQMAVHVPLSIEAQLEARVLMMSSNNILSPSNGKPIIVPSQDIILGLYYLTLEGENQPGEGMIFSEVAEIHHALNIGVLSLQSKIKFRYKKKGDENITRIADTTPGRVLLFQQLPNNKNMTFEMTNRLMTKKEVTNLIDTVYRHCGSKATVIFADHIMALGFNHACKSGISFGKDDMLIPSSKEKHINDTKKEVERFEEQYAEGLITQGEKYNKVVDGWSQCTDKIAHDMMKIISGESDEAPREADGSRKVNSIYMMAHSGARGSAAQIKQLAGMRGLMAKPNGDIIERPIISNFKEGLTVLEYFNSTHGARKGLADTALKTANSGYLTRRLVDVSQDCIVTEDDCGTQNGIVSKPIIEAGEVIVPLADRILGRTAAIDVHHPVSGELLVKAAQIIDEDMVEAIDAAGVEFIKVRSPLTCETKNGICANCYGRDLATGDLVSVGEAVGVVAAQSIGEPGTQLTMRTFHIGGAAQRGVEVSSVEATKDGVVRMVNRNVVEDSKKRKVVMSRTCEIIIENDKGIEVAQYKIPYGAKLSVDEGDKVKKGQSLADWDPYTIPIITERTGEAVYRDMIDGVSVEEQVDEATGIASKKITDWKQRSGGSELRPRITLRDDKGEIITLANGLEARYFLPIGAIMTVSDGQKVHAGDILARIPKESSKTRDITGGLPRVAELFEARKPKDHAIICDIDGTIEFGKDYKSKRRIVIQPQSADDKPVEYLIPKGKHITVNEGDFVRKGDLIMDGNPVPHDILRVMGVEALAEYMVNEVQSVYRLQGVKIDDKHPEVIVRQMLQKMEIVDSGETTYLEGENVDREELEEINAKAAKEGYKPATAIPVLQGITKASLQTHSFISAASFQETTRVLTEASVAGKIDKLRGLKENVIVGRLIPAGTGFYMDKVQKVAKKRDFEIESANRAKAIAAGMVEDDMNDDSDDFSSIEVNDEQSRGNGVATA